One stretch of Desulfovibrio sp. JC022 DNA includes these proteins:
- a CDS encoding carbamoyltransferase C-terminal domain-containing protein, with protein MKVLGLSVGEQSTVALMVDGEIVAAVSEERFSRLKNDERFPLTAIDYCLKKAGISGAELDRVAFAGSSLAFGPWVVRAYSTFSIADHIKAQREYWKPRLYENKDVSWIDVFKEKIDTDQFPYNFEELLSEKNVYYSEEIWPKLKESIETELCKFLGIEKEKIVYVDHHTCHAAYAYWGSPFRDEKTLVLTADAYGDGNSATISIAEGGEIKRIHKVADSEFKLARLYRYITLLLGMKPNEHEYKVMGMAPYAKDPVLKGPYEVFKETMYVDGLNFAWKEEPKDMYYYFKDKLEGYRFDGIAGGLQKYTEEIITEWVRNAVEHTGIKRIVFSGGIAMNVKTNMLMHGMDEVDDMFVCGSGSDESLSLGVCYHVMEKHCAEKDLSAETIKPHSMYLGPEFSNEEVEKWVAANGLDKEYEVEYNVDADTVAEYLANGQVIGRLAGRMEFGQRSLGNRSLIADPRGGSVMVDKINHKIKNRDFWMPFAPSILNEYADEYIENPKKIKAPHMSVGFESTKKGQDELSATMHPSDKTLRPQLVEESKNAKYHELLSAFRSKTGVGGVLNTSFNLHGSPIVCSPDDALYVFRNSEIDMILLEDTLIKKK; from the coding sequence ATGAAAGTTTTGGGACTTAGCGTAGGGGAACAGTCAACTGTTGCTCTTATGGTAGATGGCGAAATTGTCGCAGCTGTATCTGAAGAAAGATTTTCCCGTCTGAAAAATGATGAGCGTTTTCCCCTGACAGCAATTGACTATTGTTTGAAAAAGGCTGGTATTTCCGGGGCCGAACTCGACCGTGTTGCATTTGCCGGTTCCAGTCTTGCTTTTGGTCCTTGGGTTGTTCGCGCTTATTCTACTTTTTCAATTGCTGACCATATCAAGGCCCAGCGCGAGTATTGGAAACCAAGATTATATGAAAACAAAGATGTTTCCTGGATCGATGTTTTTAAAGAGAAAATTGATACAGACCAGTTTCCTTATAATTTTGAAGAGCTTCTTTCCGAAAAAAATGTTTATTACAGCGAGGAAATCTGGCCTAAGCTGAAAGAGTCCATTGAGACTGAACTGTGCAAATTTTTGGGTATTGAGAAAGAAAAGATTGTTTATGTTGATCATCACACCTGTCATGCTGCATATGCATACTGGGGCAGTCCTTTTAGAGATGAAAAGACTCTCGTCCTGACTGCGGATGCATATGGTGATGGCAATAGCGCAACTATCAGCATTGCTGAAGGTGGGGAAATCAAACGGATTCATAAAGTTGCTGATTCAGAATTCAAGCTTGCCCGTCTGTATCGCTACATTACTTTGCTTCTCGGTATGAAGCCCAATGAGCATGAGTACAAGGTGATGGGAATGGCTCCTTACGCTAAAGATCCTGTCCTCAAGGGGCCCTACGAAGTATTTAAAGAGACTATGTACGTTGATGGTTTGAATTTCGCTTGGAAAGAAGAACCTAAAGACATGTATTACTATTTCAAAGATAAGCTTGAAGGCTACCGTTTTGACGGTATTGCCGGAGGTTTGCAAAAGTACACTGAAGAAATTATCACTGAATGGGTTAGAAACGCGGTTGAGCACACTGGAATCAAGAGAATTGTATTTTCCGGTGGTATTGCCATGAACGTTAAGACCAATATGCTCATGCATGGCATGGACGAAGTTGATGACATGTTTGTCTGCGGTAGTGGCAGTGACGAATCCCTGTCTCTCGGTGTCTGCTATCATGTGATGGAAAAGCACTGCGCAGAGAAAGATCTTTCTGCCGAAACCATTAAGCCTCATTCCATGTATCTGGGACCTGAGTTCAGCAACGAAGAAGTTGAGAAGTGGGTTGCAGCTAACGGTTTGGATAAAGAATACGAAGTTGAATATAATGTTGATGCTGATACCGTAGCTGAATATTTGGCTAACGGTCAGGTTATCGGCAGACTTGCCGGGCGTATGGAGTTCGGACAGCGTTCACTTGGTAACCGTTCTCTCATTGCAGACCCCAGAGGCGGAAGCGTGATGGTTGATAAGATCAATCACAAGATTAAAAACAGGGATTTCTGGATGCCGTTTGCACCTTCTATTTTGAATGAATACGCAGACGAGTACATTGAGAACCCTAAAAAGATCAAAGCCCCCCATATGTCTGTCGGATTTGAATCCACCAAGAAAGGGCAGGATGAGCTTTCCGCAACCATGCACCCCTCTGATAAAACTTTGCGTCCGCAGTTGGTTGAGGAGAGCAAGAACGCAAAATACCATGAACTGCTCAGCGCATTCAGAAGTAAGACCGGTGTTGGCGGTGTGTTGAATACTTCTTTCAACCTGCACGGTTCCCCCATTGTTTGCTCTCCTGATGACGCTCTTTACGTTTTCCGTAATTCAGAGATCGATATGATTCTCTTGGAAGACACTCTTATCAAGAAGAAATAA
- the thiD gene encoding bifunctional hydroxymethylpyrimidine kinase/phosphomethylpyrimidine kinase: MKPLPCVLTIAGSDSGGGAGIQADLKAISMAGCYGASAITALTAQNTTGVAGIEAVSPEFVALQIETVCKDINVRAAKTGMLFSAPIIRAVGESLKDKDIPLVIDPVCVATSGAKLLKDDAVQAMKEIFPLADLLTPNVPEAELFTDMEIKSRDDIFKAIEILLEMGPKAVLVKGGHFDSVAATDWLGIKGQQPIPLMQQRVKTKNSHGTGCTLSATIASGLAKGYDMVTAVRKAQEYLNLALRAGFDLGEGSGPPNHLAPMLLEQMKQGILADLHEFGLRLECMAGLNELIPEVRMNVAAALPYAGDIDDVAAFSGRVSCTRKGEVMVCGHPEFGASTHIAKVLLCARKSNPEVGCAAGLRLNERIMASVAECGFVEAWFDRADEPGEVPGTEENTLEWGTCKAMSEHPDPDMIDVVCDSGAKGVEPCLRLLANDFEDLEAKLEKLLAAMSG, from the coding sequence ATGAAACCGCTTCCATGCGTTTTGACTATTGCAGGTTCTGATTCCGGTGGAGGGGCTGGAATTCAGGCCGATCTTAAAGCTATTTCCATGGCCGGATGTTATGGGGCCAGTGCCATCACCGCACTTACCGCCCAGAATACAACCGGGGTAGCCGGGATTGAGGCTGTTTCTCCTGAGTTTGTAGCCCTCCAGATAGAAACGGTTTGTAAAGATATTAATGTCCGGGCCGCTAAAACCGGAATGCTTTTTTCTGCCCCTATCATTAGAGCGGTTGGTGAAAGCTTGAAAGACAAGGATATTCCGCTGGTAATTGATCCCGTTTGTGTGGCAACCAGTGGAGCCAAGTTGCTCAAGGATGATGCAGTGCAGGCTATGAAGGAAATTTTTCCGCTGGCAGATTTGCTGACTCCTAACGTGCCGGAAGCCGAGCTTTTTACCGATATGGAGATCAAAAGCCGCGATGATATTTTCAAGGCTATTGAAATTTTGCTGGAGATGGGGCCTAAAGCCGTACTCGTAAAAGGCGGTCATTTTGATTCCGTAGCTGCAACTGATTGGCTGGGCATCAAAGGACAGCAGCCCATTCCGCTTATGCAGCAAAGAGTGAAGACCAAGAATAGCCATGGAACAGGTTGTACTCTGTCCGCCACCATTGCTTCAGGGTTGGCGAAAGGTTATGATATGGTTACGGCTGTGCGCAAGGCGCAGGAGTATTTGAATTTGGCTCTGCGTGCCGGGTTTGACCTCGGTGAGGGCAGCGGGCCTCCCAACCATCTTGCGCCCATGCTTCTTGAACAGATGAAACAGGGTATTTTAGCTGATTTGCATGAGTTCGGGTTGCGTCTTGAATGCATGGCCGGACTGAATGAGTTAATCCCTGAAGTTCGTATGAATGTTGCTGCGGCCCTGCCATATGCCGGAGACATTGATGATGTGGCAGCCTTCAGCGGAAGGGTTTCTTGTACCCGTAAGGGTGAGGTCATGGTTTGCGGACATCCTGAATTCGGAGCTTCCACTCATATTGCCAAGGTGCTGCTCTGCGCTAGAAAATCCAATCCGGAAGTCGGCTGTGCAGCTGGTTTACGGCTTAATGAACGGATAATGGCGTCGGTTGCGGAATGCGGATTTGTAGAAGCGTGGTTTGATCGTGCTGACGAACCGGGCGAGGTTCCGGGTACCGAGGAAAATACCCTTGAGTGGGGCACCTGCAAAGCCATGTCTGAGCATCCCGATCCTGACATGATTGATGTTGTCTGTGATTCCGGGGCAAAAGGGGTAGAGCCGTGTCTGCGCTTGCTGGCAAATGACTTTGAAGATTTGGAAGCAAAGCTTGAAAAGCTGCTTGCTGCAATGTCCGGCTGA
- a CDS encoding PocR ligand-binding domain-containing protein: protein MKISLLDDCSSKAIKEKLSGLLLKDLVELDELQNMLDASYTATGMPSGIIDAFTGEVYAGAGWQKICVNFHRVHPETCAKCVANDTAITDKIKTGHHHGYKCSNGIWDIGVPIMCMEQHIATFFLGQFFYEDEEPDRHFFINQAEQYGFGQKEYLAALDEVPRFDRERVEQILKHNIALSAFLSDSASKSMRNFYEIEQRREAEAEIKSLRNYLANIIDSMPSILIGVDPDGQITQWNKEAESVSGIGQDKAIGTQLQDSMPTLGSEMDRIRTAITTRRKQAYINRPNPEDNKTACEDITIYPLIANGVRGAVIRIDDVTDRVNLERMMLQSEKMMSVGGLAAGMAHEINNPLSGIMGHATNIRKRIYHDINKNISTAEDCDLSLENMRNYLNERGIPRMLDGISEAGERAATIVRNMLAFSRKSEQNFTPQNLPQLLDRTIELASSDYDLKKEFDFKQIEIEREYDENLPTVLCEGNEIQQVFLNILRNGAEAMAEMQKASRFTCKVYKEENRAVVEIADNGPGMPEDVRKRIFEPFFTTKEVGKGTGLGLSVSYFIVSDQHNGFMDVKSIPGEWTKFIIKLPFK from the coding sequence ATGAAAATATCGCTTTTAGATGATTGTTCTTCCAAAGCCATAAAAGAAAAACTGTCAGGTCTGCTGCTCAAAGATCTGGTGGAACTGGATGAACTGCAAAACATGCTCGATGCCAGCTATACTGCCACTGGAATGCCTTCAGGGATAATCGATGCATTTACCGGAGAAGTATACGCAGGTGCGGGGTGGCAGAAGATATGTGTCAATTTTCATAGGGTCCATCCTGAGACCTGTGCAAAATGCGTTGCCAATGACACTGCCATTACCGACAAAATTAAAACAGGGCATCATCACGGTTACAAATGTTCCAACGGCATCTGGGATATCGGTGTGCCCATCATGTGCATGGAGCAGCACATTGCAACATTTTTCCTGGGTCAGTTTTTTTATGAAGACGAAGAACCTGACCGCCATTTTTTTATCAATCAGGCCGAACAATACGGCTTTGGCCAAAAAGAATATCTTGCCGCTCTTGATGAAGTCCCCAGATTTGATCGTGAACGTGTTGAGCAAATCCTAAAACACAACATAGCTCTTTCGGCTTTCCTTTCGGACTCCGCATCCAAAAGCATGCGCAATTTTTATGAAATTGAACAACGCCGTGAGGCTGAAGCTGAAATAAAAAGCCTACGTAACTACCTTGCCAATATCATCGACTCCATGCCTTCAATCCTGATCGGGGTTGACCCGGACGGTCAAATAACCCAGTGGAATAAAGAAGCGGAATCCGTTTCCGGCATAGGACAGGACAAAGCGATCGGAACTCAACTGCAAGACTCCATGCCCACTCTTGGGTCAGAAATGGACCGTATCCGCACAGCCATAACCACCCGCCGTAAACAGGCATATATCAACAGACCAAATCCTGAAGACAACAAAACAGCCTGCGAAGATATTACGATCTACCCACTTATTGCCAACGGAGTGCGCGGGGCGGTCATCCGTATTGATGATGTTACAGACCGGGTAAACCTAGAGCGTATGATGCTGCAATCTGAAAAAATGATGTCAGTGGGCGGACTCGCAGCGGGCATGGCCCATGAAATAAACAACCCCCTTTCCGGCATAATGGGGCATGCAACAAACATAAGAAAACGTATTTACCATGATATAAACAAGAATATCTCCACAGCTGAAGATTGCGACCTCTCCCTTGAAAATATGCGCAATTACCTGAACGAAAGAGGAATTCCCCGCATGCTTGACGGAATCAGCGAAGCCGGAGAACGGGCCGCCACAATCGTCCGCAACATGCTCGCCTTCAGCCGTAAAAGTGAACAGAATTTCACCCCGCAAAACTTGCCGCAACTACTGGACAGGACCATAGAGCTTGCTTCCAGCGATTACGATCTGAAAAAGGAATTTGACTTTAAACAAATTGAAATAGAACGGGAATACGACGAGAACCTGCCCACCGTGCTCTGCGAAGGAAATGAAATTCAACAGGTTTTTCTGAATATTCTGAGAAATGGAGCTGAAGCCATGGCTGAGATGCAAAAAGCTTCACGCTTTACCTGCAAAGTGTACAAAGAAGAGAATAGAGCTGTAGTGGAAATAGCCGACAACGGTCCAGGCATGCCCGAAGATGTGCGCAAACGTATTTTTGAACCATTCTTTACAACCAAGGAAGTGGGAAAAGGAACCGGATTGGGCCTGTCTGTATCTTATTTCATTGTCAGCGACCAACACAATGGTTTTATGGATGTTAAGTCCATTCCGGGTGAATGGACCAAATTCATCATCAAGCTGCCCTTTAAATAA
- a CDS encoding YgiQ family radical SAM protein: protein MTKSIIAKKRPQPKFLPMTKKEMDKLGWDRPDIILVSGDSYIDHPSFGIPLLGRVLSAHGFKVAIACQPDWNDPKPLEELGRPRLYAGVSAGALDSMVAHYTSFRKKRSDDAYTPGGKAGARPNRACIIYTNLIKKAFKGLPVIIGGIEASLRRISHYDFWTDKIRKPILMDSKADLLVYGMGERAMLEAAFRLSKAEEQSSSVLKGIPGTAFMGGPDDIETEAERIELPSHQEIVDDSKQLMKATLALEEQVHFGDSWAIQPVDKRHVVLTPPSTYLSTEELDWLYSLPYARLPHPIYKNKGRIPAADMIEFSVTSHRGCGGGCSFCSIAMHQGRHIRSRSRKSILGELKRMQEHPDFRGSVSDIGGPSANMWNANCSLERGKCKRKSCLVPKVCPNFKYDQKANLKLFRDAQKMDGIKHVRVASGVRYDLGQKDRTSLKDIFKEFVGGQLKVAPEHIAPSVLKHMRKPDLPIFESFLEMFAAESKKAGKEQYVIPYLMSAFPGCTDSDMRHLASWLATRGWKPRQVQCFIPTPGTVATAMFYCETDPSGNNIYVAKTDAQRLKQHRILIPDPGRDPRAGKQNGRPGRKPTTDSRPASEHKGKKGGKKGKRPERDNNGSKGPDAAKNFKRKDKPKRFTKKKKMK from the coding sequence ATGACAAAAAGCATCATCGCCAAAAAGCGGCCCCAGCCTAAGTTCCTGCCCATGACCAAAAAGGAAATGGATAAACTAGGTTGGGACAGACCGGACATTATTCTTGTTTCCGGCGACAGTTATATCGACCACCCCAGCTTCGGAATCCCCCTGCTGGGGAGAGTCCTTTCCGCACACGGATTCAAAGTGGCAATAGCCTGCCAGCCGGACTGGAACGACCCCAAACCGCTTGAAGAGCTGGGACGACCCCGCCTTTATGCCGGAGTCTCTGCCGGGGCACTTGATTCCATGGTCGCCCACTACACATCTTTCCGCAAAAAAAGAAGCGATGATGCCTACACTCCCGGAGGCAAAGCCGGAGCACGTCCCAACAGGGCCTGTATCATCTATACAAACCTGATCAAAAAGGCCTTTAAAGGACTCCCGGTTATCATCGGGGGAATTGAAGCATCCCTGCGCCGCATTTCCCATTATGATTTCTGGACCGATAAGATCCGCAAACCCATTCTCATGGACAGCAAGGCCGACCTGCTGGTTTACGGCATGGGTGAACGGGCCATGCTTGAAGCGGCATTCCGCCTTTCTAAAGCAGAAGAGCAATCTTCTTCTGTATTGAAAGGCATTCCCGGCACAGCTTTCATGGGTGGCCCCGATGATATTGAAACCGAGGCGGAGAGAATCGAACTCCCATCCCATCAGGAAATTGTTGACGACTCAAAACAATTGATGAAAGCAACATTGGCCCTTGAAGAGCAGGTCCATTTTGGAGATTCATGGGCAATCCAGCCGGTTGATAAACGCCATGTGGTGCTGACTCCTCCTTCTACATACCTTTCCACCGAGGAACTGGACTGGCTTTACAGCCTGCCTTATGCCCGGTTGCCCCATCCTATCTACAAAAACAAAGGACGAATTCCGGCAGCTGATATGATTGAATTCAGCGTCACTTCCCACCGGGGTTGCGGCGGGGGCTGCTCCTTTTGTTCCATCGCCATGCATCAGGGTAGGCACATCCGCTCACGAAGCAGGAAATCCATACTCGGCGAACTCAAACGCATGCAGGAACACCCGGACTTCAGAGGGTCTGTTTCCGATATAGGCGGCCCCAGCGCAAACATGTGGAATGCCAACTGTTCACTTGAACGGGGCAAATGCAAACGCAAAAGCTGCCTCGTACCCAAGGTCTGCCCCAATTTCAAATATGACCAGAAGGCCAACCTGAAACTTTTCAGGGATGCACAGAAAATGGACGGCATCAAACACGTGCGGGTTGCCAGTGGAGTGCGCTATGACCTAGGCCAGAAGGACCGGACCAGCCTGAAAGATATTTTCAAGGAATTTGTCGGTGGACAGCTGAAAGTGGCCCCGGAGCATATTGCCCCTTCAGTACTTAAACATATGCGCAAGCCGGACCTGCCCATATTTGAAAGCTTTCTGGAAATGTTTGCTGCTGAATCCAAAAAAGCAGGCAAGGAACAATATGTCATTCCTTACCTGATGAGTGCCTTCCCCGGCTGTACAGATAGCGACATGCGCCATCTGGCCTCATGGCTGGCAACAAGAGGCTGGAAACCACGACAGGTCCAGTGCTTCATCCCCACACCGGGAACTGTTGCCACTGCCATGTTTTATTGCGAGACCGACCCTTCAGGCAATAATATTTACGTAGCTAAAACAGATGCTCAGCGCTTAAAACAGCATCGCATCCTCATCCCTGATCCGGGCCGTGATCCGCGGGCCGGGAAGCAAAATGGTAGGCCGGGCAGAAAGCCCACCACCGACAGCCGTCCTGCTTCTGAACATAAAGGCAAAAAAGGCGGCAAAAAAGGCAAAAGACCTGAGCGCGACAATAACGGATCTAAAGGCCCTGATGCAGCCAAAAACTTTAAGCGTAAGGACAAGCCCAAAAGGTTCACAAAGAAGAAAAAAATGAAGTAA
- a CDS encoding DNA integrity scanning protein DisA nucleotide-binding domain protein, with translation MSSESFANLCIFHIMDGLRDGLSHFSSNSRTALIYAVTPDDPLRIYDPQDLLREHQPKLKEYYLDSEDWRKGGNHDDNTRLIEVVRSKDLALAGLITCSARSSSIFYQCWFTEQHPDMCSIGPTESWMEYAALLLSQDFATQNILRIDSSGHLLREYSTHAVRDYIVDQRNRIMGWDTQLRVYPILDSVLGISKTREEGAWARGELIYIEPSELDSITYMAKFPKNERPSLKNHKHVRKLLQSVESSSRKLVSDGKCVVGIASIKPTNNSISVQFKGDWGLVYLGTEAVCSFADAKFSSTNYKPNLVHLEEYLLELDLSADTRHSLFQLVIQMISTANHRSHGCTLVLDFNDEPVAIAGQTLEEPLDLREPEIRGLARSLTKLDGAVHICKDLKLHGFACLLDGKSVSGENRARGARFNSALRFTAKHDNLIVIVVSADKPVSIIQRGVELTAICEWKQLFACVSTPPTFESWIEE, from the coding sequence ATGAGCTCTGAATCCTTTGCCAACCTGTGTATCTTTCACATCATGGACGGACTGCGGGATGGGCTTTCCCACTTTTCGTCCAACAGCCGGACTGCCCTGATCTACGCGGTAACGCCTGATGATCCGCTACGCATTTACGATCCGCAGGACCTGCTCCGGGAGCATCAACCCAAACTCAAGGAATATTACCTTGATTCAGAGGACTGGCGCAAAGGCGGCAATCACGATGACAACACCAGACTCATAGAAGTTGTCCGCTCCAAAGATCTCGCCCTTGCGGGATTAATCACTTGCAGTGCCCGCTCCAGCAGTATCTTCTACCAATGCTGGTTCACAGAACAGCACCCGGATATGTGTTCCATCGGTCCCACTGAAAGCTGGATGGAATACGCAGCACTATTGCTTTCACAGGATTTTGCCACCCAGAATATCCTGCGCATTGACAGTTCCGGTCACCTCCTGCGCGAATACTCCACCCACGCGGTGCGCGATTACATTGTTGACCAGCGCAACCGCATTATGGGCTGGGATACCCAGTTGCGGGTCTACCCTATTCTTGACTCTGTACTGGGTATATCCAAAACCCGCGAGGAAGGAGCATGGGCGCGCGGGGAACTGATATATATCGAACCGTCAGAGCTGGACTCCATAACGTATATGGCCAAGTTCCCAAAAAATGAACGACCTTCCCTGAAAAATCATAAACATGTGCGCAAACTGCTCCAATCAGTGGAAAGTTCCAGCCGCAAGCTTGTTTCCGATGGCAAATGCGTGGTCGGGATTGCCTCCATTAAGCCTACGAACAATTCCATTTCCGTCCAGTTCAAAGGGGACTGGGGATTGGTTTATCTCGGCACGGAAGCGGTATGCAGCTTCGCGGATGCCAAATTTTCTTCCACCAACTACAAGCCGAACCTTGTTCATCTTGAAGAATATCTTCTGGAACTGGATCTCAGCGCGGATACCCGGCACAGCCTTTTCCAGTTGGTTATCCAAATGATCTCCACTGCCAATCACCGCAGCCACGGCTGTACGCTGGTACTCGATTTCAACGACGAACCGGTCGCCATTGCCGGACAGACCCTAGAAGAACCGCTCGACCTGCGTGAACCGGAAATAAGGGGCCTTGCCCGCTCATTGACTAAACTGGACGGAGCAGTCCACATCTGTAAGGATCTGAAACTACATGGCTTTGCCTGCCTGCTGGACGGAAAATCAGTTTCCGGAGAAAACCGTGCCCGTGGTGCCCGCTTCAACTCCGCCCTGCGTTTCACTGCCAAGCATGACAACCTGATCGTGATCGTAGTTTCTGCGGACAAACCAGTATCAATAATTCAACGGGGAGTGGAGCTGACCGCCATTTGTGAATGGAAACAGCTTTTTGCCTGCGTAAGCACCCCTCCCACTTTCGAAAGCTGGATTGAGGAATAA
- the ilvN gene encoding acetolactate synthase small subunit codes for MCKHNFVIDLLVRNHAGVMSQITGLFSRRNFNLEGIVCGPVGDGGQSRMILTVAEDSKLEQIMLQLEKLYDVLEVKQVEDLQLIEVFNRL; via the coding sequence ATGTGTAAGCATAATTTCGTAATTGATCTGCTGGTTCGCAACCATGCCGGGGTGATGAGCCAGATTACCGGGCTTTTTTCCCGTCGCAATTTCAACCTTGAAGGGATTGTCTGTGGTCCTGTGGGGGATGGAGGGCAGAGCCGCATGATTCTTACTGTTGCCGAAGACAGCAAGCTTGAGCAGATCATGTTGCAACTTGAAAAGTTGTACGATGTCTTGGAAGTGAAGCAGGTGGAGGATCTCCAGCTTATTGAAGTTTTTAATCGCCTTTAA
- the ilvB gene encoding biosynthetic-type acetolactate synthase large subunit codes for MEISGAKLVIKLLEQQGIDIVCGIPGGSNLPIYDALRDSSIKHILARHEQGAGFMAQGMARTTGKAAVCMGTSGPGVTNLLTAIADARLDSIPVVAITGQVTSTLIGTDAFQEVDTYGLTIPITKHNFLVQSAADLLDIIPEAFRLAESGRPGPVVVDIPKDVQKEIIEISEIPDSSRQISSVECDRELLGKAVKMINTARRPIIYAGGGVVAADASADLLKFARRNSIPVVTTLMGLGAFPHGDPNYLGMLGMHGARSTNMVMEEADLIIALGVRFDDRAVGKACEFCKHADILHIDIDRSEIGKIKPSNLSIVGDVGQVLHELVEKVEVSIRIGWSARIASIRMLFPDVRPDEEDTFHPLNLIRVMGETLPDDAIITTDVGQHQMWVAQGYPFRKPRTLLTSGGLGTMGFGLPNAIGAALAKPDKKVVCVSGDGSFLMNIQELATLAEQRLNVKVLIMNNNRLGLVRQQQELFFEERFFASSFESNPDFASIARGFGLPSFDLGEQENPELFLRKVLGQDGPCVINIPINFENKVFPMVPPECANREMIGG; via the coding sequence ATGGAAATCAGCGGTGCTAAATTGGTTATTAAGCTTTTGGAACAACAGGGGATCGACATTGTCTGCGGTATCCCCGGCGGTTCCAACCTGCCCATCTACGATGCCTTAAGAGACAGCTCTATCAAGCATATCCTTGCCCGCCATGAACAGGGCGCGGGGTTTATGGCGCAGGGCATGGCCCGAACCACCGGGAAAGCTGCCGTCTGTATGGGCACATCCGGTCCCGGCGTAACCAATCTACTCACCGCCATTGCTGATGCACGGCTTGATTCCATTCCTGTTGTTGCCATTACCGGACAGGTCACCAGCACTCTTATCGGCACTGACGCTTTTCAGGAAGTAGATACTTACGGGCTGACCATTCCTATTACCAAACATAATTTTCTGGTTCAGTCCGCAGCCGATCTGCTGGATATAATCCCCGAAGCATTCAGGTTGGCCGAATCCGGCAGACCCGGACCCGTAGTTGTGGATATCCCGAAGGATGTTCAGAAAGAGATTATTGAAATTTCTGAAATCCCTGATTCTTCTCGTCAGATTTCGTCTGTTGAGTGTGATCGTGAACTTCTTGGTAAAGCAGTAAAGATGATCAATACAGCCCGCAGGCCAATCATCTATGCCGGGGGCGGGGTTGTAGCTGCGGATGCTTCAGCGGATCTGCTCAAGTTTGCCCGCAGGAATTCCATTCCGGTGGTAACAACTCTCATGGGCCTCGGCGCATTTCCCCATGGTGATCCCAATTATCTGGGCATGCTCGGCATGCATGGGGCACGTTCCACCAATATGGTCATGGAAGAGGCCGACCTGATTATCGCGCTGGGGGTACGTTTTGATGACCGTGCCGTTGGTAAAGCCTGCGAATTCTGCAAGCATGCCGATATCCTGCACATTGATATCGACCGTTCTGAGATCGGCAAGATCAAACCTTCAAACCTCTCCATTGTTGGTGATGTCGGGCAGGTTTTGCATGAACTGGTTGAAAAGGTTGAAGTTTCCATCAGGATTGGCTGGAGTGCGCGTATTGCATCTATCCGTATGCTGTTCCCTGATGTTCGCCCGGATGAAGAGGATACCTTTCATCCCCTCAACCTGATCCGGGTAATGGGCGAAACATTGCCAGATGATGCCATCATCACCACCGACGTAGGTCAACACCAGATGTGGGTTGCCCAAGGCTATCCTTTCCGCAAGCCCCGGACTCTGCTTACTTCCGGTGGCCTCGGCACTATGGGCTTCGGACTGCCTAATGCCATTGGTGCGGCATTGGCAAAGCCGGATAAAAAGGTTGTATGTGTAAGTGGTGACGGTTCTTTTCTGATGAATATTCAGGAACTTGCCACGCTTGCTGAGCAGCGGTTGAACGTTAAGGTCCTGATTATGAATAACAATAGGCTTGGGCTGGTTCGTCAGCAGCAGGAGCTTTTTTTCGAGGAACGTTTTTTTGCATCAAGCTTTGAAAGCAATCCCGATTTCGCATCCATTGCCAGAGGGTTCGGGCTTCCGTCATTTGACCTTGGTGAGCAGGAGAATCCTGAGTTGTTTCTGCGCAAGGTGCTGGGGCAGGACGGTCCATGTGTAATAAACATTCCCATCAATTTTGAAAATAAGGTTTTTCCCATGGTTCCGCCTGAGTGTGCCAACCGGGAAATGATCGGAGGTTAG